A portion of the Halodesulfovibrio aestuarii DSM 17919 = ATCC 29578 genome contains these proteins:
- a CDS encoding SMR family transporter — protein sequence MTNALFWILSSVVLDIAANWAIKRSRGFSLKRWGILSIVLVICAFLMLKPALSYFHLSVAYALWGVGGIVGSFIVDRIFFHVHLSPRIIPPILLMVIGIILINVTTPPIR from the coding sequence ATGACTAATGCTCTATTCTGGATTCTCAGCTCAGTTGTTTTAGACATTGCAGCTAACTGGGCCATCAAACGCTCTCGGGGATTCTCTTTAAAACGCTGGGGAATTCTTTCTATTGTCCTTGTAATCTGCGCATTTTTAATGCTCAAACCTGCCCTTTCATATTTTCACCTGTCAGTTGCATACGCACTGTGGGGGGTAGGCGGCATTGTAGGCAGCTTCATTGTAGATCGCATATTTTTCCACGTGCATCTTAGCCCGCGCATCATTCCACCAATTCTGCTCATGGTTATAGGCATAATACTAATCAACGTCACAACACCGCCTATACGCTAA